The Infirmifilum lucidum DNA segment GACTGGACTCTAAGGAGACGCTGAAGGAAGAGGAGCTCTACCCGGTAAGGCGCTTCTCCCTCAGCTACCTTACGTTAAGATCCTTAACAGAGATCATAATGTGCAAGATTGGGATGTAGACGCTTAAGAACCCTCCTCGTAAATTTCAAAGTATTCTCCGGCAACCTCCTCTACTATAGCGTCCAGCCCTCCAACCCTTAAAACCCCGCTGTCAGTATCCACCTTGAAGTGCGCATACCCTGCTGGGAGATCCAGGACAGCGTCCAATATTCTACCCTCAATGTTCACCCTCGCCCCCGTGTCTACTTCGTAGCCCGTAGCCTTCAGCCTCAGTTTCTTGTCCTCTAACAGCATCCTCCTGGCCTCGTATAAAGCCATCCTGTGGAACGTGAACTTCAGGGGGAAATCGTACTTCTCGTCCACTACCACTTTAGCACTAACCCACCTGTTGACAAAGTCGTGGGATAGGTAGTCGACAAGCGTCCTCTCCTCGATGAGGAACCCGTGCCTCATAGGCAGTGTGGGCCTAGCCTTCAGCACGCCTCCAAGGCTAGAGTCAACAACTACCACAATGTCGCCGGAAATGGCGACTCTAAGCTTCTTAAGGAAGGGCATGTCTTCTACTATAAACCTAGCTCCTCTTTCGCCTAGGGCGTATGATAGAACGTAGACGCTAACCCCTCTCTTTATAGCGCTCTCAATTTTGTCGCTGAGGAGGTGGATGAACTTGATATCGCCCATAACAAGTGCGTCGACCTTCGCCCCGTCTAGCATTTCAGCCATCCTATTTTTGGCAACCTCAGGCTCCCGGATAATCCAAACGCCGAATCTCTCCTCAAGTGCAGGCTTCGAAATACTCTTCATGTACTCGAGAGCCCGCCTCGTCAGCCCATCAAGCTCTTTCATAAAAGTGTTGACGAGTATCTGTGGATCCACAGCTCGGTACTTTTTAGGCCTGCCACCGAGCTCCTCTATGTAGCCCTTGGATGAAAGTCTGGTCAACGCGACATGTATCTGGGGGCGATGCCTAACAAGGTAATCTGATATCTCAGGTGCGCTGAGAGGGCCTTTTTCGAGAAGTGTGAGATATAGTTCAGCCTCTAACCCCGTAAGACCAAGCATCCTTAGGAGCTGAATAGCGTTCTCCCGGGGGGAGCCCACCGAGATATCCCCTATTGCGCCCTCACTCATTGAGGCTCATAGTAACAGTTAACCAGGATTATTAATGTTTATTCACACCTTAATCTACAGATAAACTATATTTTTTAAATAAAACATAGTAGAGTTCAGCTATTGTAATGGCAGTATTAGCAACTTCAGTGGCTCTACTGCCGAATATGTACACGTTGGGCTCGACGTAATCTGATCCTATGTCAACCAAAACTTTACACTCGGGGCACTCGTCAAAAAGAGCTGGTGCGGCTGCAGCGACAGGGTTTGCAGAAGGATAGTCGCGGCTACTAAATTCCTTAAACTTC contains these protein-coding regions:
- a CDS encoding TrmB family transcriptional regulator, which encodes MSEGAIGDISVGSPRENAIQLLRMLGLTGLEAELYLTLLEKGPLSAPEISDYLVRHRPQIHVALTRLSSKGYIEELGGRPKKYRAVDPQILVNTFMKELDGLTRRALEYMKSISKPALEERFGVWIIREPEVAKNRMAEMLDGAKVDALVMGDIKFIHLLSDKIESAIKRGVSVYVLSYALGERGARFIVEDMPFLKKLRVAISGDIVVVVDSSLGGVLKARPTLPMRHGFLIEERTLVDYLSHDFVNRWVSAKVVVDEKYDFPLKFTFHRMALYEARRMLLEDKKLRLKATGYEVDTGARVNIEGRILDAVLDLPAGYAHFKVDTDSGVLRVGGLDAIVEEVAGEYFEIYEEGS